The Methylocystis sp. ATCC 49242 region TGCTCGGCGGCGCGCAATGGGCTGTCGCACGAGGGCTGGGGCGGGCTGACGACCTTGATCGCATAGAGGAATCTGGCCGCTCAGCAGGAGCGGCGCCAGATGCCGTATCCGAACACGCCAGGAAGCGACAGCGACACGAAATGGGCACGCTTGGCTCGGGCAATCATTACCTGGAAGTGCAGGAGATTGATCAAATTTTCGATCCGGAAATCGCTGCCGGCTATGGTCTCGTCAAGGGTGAATGCGTCGTGACGATCCATTGCGGTTCGCGTGGCCTGGGGCATCAGATTGGAACCGAGTTCCTGCGCGAAATGGCGCTCGCGGCGGAAAGCCATGGAATTGTGCTTCCCGACCGGGAATTGGCCTGTGCGCCAATCAAATCTGAACTCGGGCAGCGCTATCTTGGAGCGATGCGATCGGCAATCAACTGCGCGCTCGCCAATCGCGAGATCATCGGACATCTTGCGCGCGAGACATTCGCGAGATTCTTTCCACACTCGGAATTGCCGTTGATGTTCGACGTTTCGCACAATACCTGCAAGATCGAAAACCATAACGTCGACGGTGAGACGCGCAAGCTCTTCGTTCATCGAAAAGGCGCAACACGCGCTTTCGGTCCAGGGCATGCCAGTCTTCCGGAAGCATTGAAGCGATTCGGTCAGCCTGTGCTGATCGGCGGCAGCATGGGCGCCGGGTCCTATGTGCTTGCCGGCGTCGCGACGAGCGAAGAGCAGGCATTTTCTTCAGCCTGCCATGGCGCCGGGCGACGGATGAGCCGTCACGCCGCGACGCGCGCTTGGGGTGGCCGCAAGGTTGTCGACGATCTGCGATCCCTGGGCATTATCGTGAAAAGTCCTTCGCTGCGCGGGGTCGCGGAAGAAGCGCCGGGCGCCTACAAGGACGTTCGCGCTGTCGTCGATTCGGCGGAGGTCGCCGGGCTGGCGAAAAAGGTCGCCTTTTTGAAGCCGCTGATCTGCGTGAAGGGATGAACCAGCTAGATTTTGCGATGCGA contains the following coding sequences:
- a CDS encoding RtcB family protein, producing MDLSRFEKLGDTAWKVSPFGAMRVPAIIYASEELIAEMDDKVYDQVTNVAKLPGIVRASYAMPDAHWGYGFPIGGVAAFDADQGGVISAGGVGFDVSCGVRTHLTHLTREQVIAVQQDLADALFEHVPAGVGSEGEIGLDVAEMNAMLLGGAQWAVARGLGRADDLDRIEESGRSAGAAPDAVSEHARKRQRHEMGTLGSGNHYLEVQEIDQIFDPEIAAGYGLVKGECVVTIHCGSRGLGHQIGTEFLREMALAAESHGIVLPDRELACAPIKSELGQRYLGAMRSAINCALANREIIGHLARETFARFFPHSELPLMFDVSHNTCKIENHNVDGETRKLFVHRKGATRAFGPGHASLPEALKRFGQPVLIGGSMGAGSYVLAGVATSEEQAFSSACHGAGRRMSRHAATRAWGGRKVVDDLRSLGIIVKSPSLRGVAEEAPGAYKDVRAVVDSAEVAGLAKKVAFLKPLICVKG